Proteins co-encoded in one Ammoniphilus sp. CFH 90114 genomic window:
- a CDS encoding PAS domain-containing sensor histidine kinase, protein MTRQRPIIQRNFKYFPIVYFVLGAVWILATNGIVTDESHAYTIYLSFTLFLSISSWLLYLGITRSIAERKKTEEKLRQTQQDLADAIREQQGFIFKYVKEGDKFIHVLCDGQLLSKVGLTPELVLGKTITEIFLQATDERRAQLHDYYSRAWDGEIITFEMTALNGLTLYATLRPVRIDGVVTAVIGSCVDITERKASEEMLLKSEKLSIVGQLAAGVAHEIRNPLTSIKGFLQIISPKEEHRHFHEIMLSEIDRVEEIIREFLFLAKPQQRNYQKQDINHLLQSVVTLFEPQALLNNIQIKALIPSEPKMMECEANHLKQVFINVLKNAMESMASGGIISISVTGKENSITIQFTDEGCGIPTERLNLLGEPFYTTKQKGSGLGLMVSYKIIEQHKGSIAIDSKLDEGTTVNITLPLNASQSLALA, encoded by the coding sequence ATGACTCGACAACGACCTATAATTCAACGAAATTTTAAATACTTCCCCATTGTCTACTTTGTCTTGGGTGCAGTCTGGATTCTGGCAACTAACGGTATAGTTACGGATGAATCTCATGCCTATACCATTTACCTTTCCTTCACCCTTTTCCTTTCGATAAGCTCGTGGCTCTTATACCTGGGTATTACTAGAAGCATTGCCGAACGCAAGAAAACAGAAGAAAAACTTCGCCAAACCCAACAGGATCTTGCGGATGCCATTCGTGAGCAGCAAGGGTTCATTTTTAAATATGTCAAAGAAGGAGATAAATTTATTCATGTATTATGTGATGGGCAACTTCTAAGCAAGGTAGGGTTAACCCCCGAACTCGTCCTTGGCAAGACTATCACTGAAATATTTCTGCAAGCTACGGATGAGCGACGCGCTCAGTTGCATGACTACTATTCCCGAGCATGGGATGGAGAGATTATTACCTTTGAAATGACAGCGCTCAATGGACTGACTCTTTACGCCACCCTTCGCCCCGTACGAATAGACGGGGTAGTGACCGCTGTTATCGGTTCTTGTGTAGATATAACCGAGCGCAAGGCATCAGAAGAAATGCTGCTAAAATCAGAGAAGCTTAGCATCGTAGGGCAACTGGCTGCAGGCGTTGCTCACGAGATCCGAAATCCACTGACGAGTATCAAAGGCTTTTTACAAATTATAAGCCCTAAGGAAGAGCATCGTCACTTCCATGAAATTATGCTCTCTGAAATTGACCGCGTAGAAGAAATCATTAGAGAGTTTTTATTCTTAGCGAAGCCTCAACAACGAAACTATCAAAAACAGGATATTAACCATCTTCTTCAGAGTGTTGTAACTTTGTTTGAACCGCAAGCATTATTAAACAACATCCAAATTAAAGCCCTCATTCCATCTGAACCCAAGATGATGGAATGTGAAGCTAACCATCTTAAGCAAGTTTTTATTAACGTCCTAAAAAACGCCATGGAATCGATGGCAAGTGGTGGGATCATCTCCATATCGGTTACCGGAAAAGAAAACTCTATTACGATCCAATTTACAGATGAAGGCTGCGGGATTCCAACAGAACGTTTGAACTTGTTGGGGGAACCCTTCTACACCACGAAGCAAAAAGGCTCAGGTTTAGGACTCATGGTGAGCTATAAGATTATTGAACAGCATAAAGGAAGCATTGCCATCGATAGCAAGCTAGATGAAGGAACCACAGTGAATATCACCTTGCCTCTGAATGCTTCCCAGAGTTTAGCTTTGGCTTAA
- a CDS encoding CGNR zinc finger domain-containing protein has protein sequence MPLTSILVGGFQWVNLANTVYLRNGVQTDFIDNEESLLEYLVASHLLSPDEKDRLTPESRSQIYRLRDLFRRMLTDITERQLISETDLEKLNDIGKKISLEFHLVREVQDITSKITGKTKGDQIIFEILASFAETFEKAGMDRIRSCSHEECILFFVDVSKGGKRRWCSMESCGNRAKVSNFYSRKKDN, from the coding sequence ATGCCGCTTACATCTATTTTGGTCGGTGGGTTCCAATGGGTAAATTTAGCCAACACGGTTTATCTGAGAAATGGAGTGCAAACAGACTTCATTGACAATGAGGAATCATTGCTGGAATATTTAGTTGCTAGCCATCTTTTATCACCAGATGAGAAGGACAGATTAACTCCTGAGTCAAGATCGCAAATTTATAGGCTAAGAGACCTCTTTCGCCGAATGCTAACCGATATTACCGAGAGGCAATTAATTTCTGAAACAGATCTTGAGAAGCTAAACGATATAGGAAAGAAGATCTCCTTAGAGTTTCATCTTGTGAGGGAAGTTCAAGACATTACAAGTAAGATAACCGGAAAGACAAAAGGAGATCAGATTATTTTTGAGATTCTAGCATCCTTTGCTGAAACCTTTGAGAAGGCAGGAATGGATCGAATCCGTTCGTGTAGCCATGAGGAGTGCATCTTGTTTTTTGTCGATGTATCTAAAGGTGGAAAGCGTAGATGGTGTAGTATGGAGTCGTGCGGAAATCGGGCGAAGGTATCCAATTTTTATTCTCGAAAAAAGGATAATTGA
- a CDS encoding Hsp20/alpha crystallin family protein, translating into MNKLKQLMEMAQKIQGDSFWADIFDQNSSNFMVPYGKKEQPNIQPKYPLADVLRGSYEIVVLIDLSGVRKEDVHLTLQGKTLFIKGNATPQFPEYEVVTTERMQGSFEKSIPLPEEPYGNKIHAKFVNGLLEIRIPIKTKPRENIVIE; encoded by the coding sequence ATGAATAAGCTAAAACAATTAATGGAAATGGCTCAGAAGATTCAAGGAGACTCGTTTTGGGCGGATATATTTGATCAGAATTCGTCAAACTTCATGGTTCCTTATGGGAAAAAAGAGCAACCCAATATACAGCCAAAGTATCCTCTTGCCGATGTTTTAAGAGGTTCATACGAGATTGTTGTGCTTATAGATCTATCTGGGGTGAGGAAAGAAGATGTTCATCTCACGCTTCAGGGAAAGACACTTTTTATTAAAGGAAATGCCACGCCTCAGTTTCCAGAATATGAAGTGGTAACGACAGAAAGGATGCAAGGCAGCTTCGAGAAATCGATTCCTCTACCCGAAGAGCCTTATGGAAATAAAATTCATGCCAAATTTGTCAATGGACTACTGGAGATAAGGATTCCCATAAAAACAAAGCCGCGCGAAAATATTGTTATTGAATGA